One segment of Alnus glutinosa chromosome 2, dhAlnGlut1.1, whole genome shotgun sequence DNA contains the following:
- the LOC133861470 gene encoding late embryogenesis abundant protein At1g64065-like — protein sequence MAEKTNQPLAPANRHPRSDEQLDALQSMELRRKKRIKLTVYIAAFAVFLTLVIFVFALTVMRVRTPKVRLGTITFQDVNAGNLTSPFFEMTFTTQVRVKNTNFGPYKYDGTNATFTYQGLMVGRVSIPEAKAGLRSTKTVSVIVYVNSNGLPSTSSLASDLNAGVLTLNSHAKFNGKVELLFVMKKKKTTQMNCTMNINILTKELQDLKCK from the exons ATGGCTGAGAAGACAAACCAGCCCTTGGCACCCGCGAATAGGCACCCCCGAAGCGATGAACAATTGGACGCTTTGCAATCCATGGAGCTCCGGCGAAAGAAAAGGATCAAGTTGACCGTATATATTGCTGCTTTTGCTGTGTTTCTGACACTAGTCATCTTCGTCTTTGCTCTCACTGTGATGCGCGTTAGGACACCTAAGGTCAGGTTGGGCACCATCACCTTCCAAGATGTCAACGCCGGCAACCTAACTTCGCCTTTCTTTGAAATGACCTTCACAACCCAG GTGAGGGTGAAGAACACAAATTTTGGTCCCTACAAGTACGATGGCACAAATGCAACGTTCACGTACCAGGGTCTGATGGTGGGACGGGTGAGTATTCCCGAGGCTAAGGCTGGGCTGCGTTCCACCAAAACAGTTAGTGTAATAGTGTATGTGAACTCAAATGGACTACCAAGCACTTCGAGTCTTGCGAGTGACTTGAATGCCGGGGTATTGACATTGAACAGCCATGCAAAGTTTAATGGAAAAGTGGAATTGCTGTttgtgatgaagaagaagaagaccacTCAAATGAACTGCACCATGAATATCAATATCTTAACAAAGGAACTCCAAGATTTGAAATGCaagtga
- the LOC133859322 gene encoding late embryogenesis abundant protein At1g64065-like, which yields MAEKIEKIDQQAANKHLGSDEEQMNTPESNALRRKRRIKCIFNFIVLQIVHNLIFYFLVMRVRTPKVKLGTVTVQNLVTGSQDLPYFDMSFTAQVRIKNTNFGSYSFNSTNATFMYEGVTVGQALIPNGTAGWLSTKRVNVTVNANSSELISRRNFKQALGRELSSGFLNLSSQAMLSGRVAVMSLIKKKSFAQMNCTIAINLSAKAVQYLNCM from the coding sequence atggctgagaaaattgagaaaatagaCCAGCAGGCAGCCAATAAGCACCTGGGGAGCGATGAAGAACAGATGAACACTCCGGAATCCAACGCTCTACGCCGGAAGAGAAGGATAAAgtgtattttcaattttattgtgCTTCAGATCGTACACAATTTGATCTTTTATTTCCTCGTGATGCGTGTTAGGACTCCCAAGGTCAAGTTGGGAACAGTCACGGTCCAAAATTTGGTCACGGGGTCTCAAGATTTACCCTACTTTGACATGAGCTTCACAGCCCAAGTAAGAATCAAGAACACAAATTTTGGATCATACAGTTTCAATAGCACCAATGCCACGTTCATGTACGAGGGCGTAACGGTGGGGCAAGCACTTATTCCTAACGGCACGGCCGGGTGGCTTTCCACCAAAAGGGTTAACGTGACGGTGAATGCGAATTCGAGTGAGTTAATTTCTCGACGCAATTTTAAACAGGCTCTTGGAAGGGAGTTGAGTTCCGGGTTTTTGAACTTGAGCAGCCAGGCCATGCTCAGTGGGAGAGTTGCAGTAATGTCTTTGATTAAGAAGAAGAGTTTTGCCCAAATGAATTGCACCATAGCTATCAATTTGTCAGCAAAGGCCGTCCAATATTTGAATTGCATGTAA